A genomic stretch from Algoriphagus halophilus includes:
- the hslV gene encoding ATP-dependent protease subunit HslV, with amino-acid sequence MERIKSTTVVAIRHHGEVVIGADGQATLGNTVAKSTVKKLRVLQGGKIVTGFAGSTADAFTLLEKFEEKLGAFGNNMKRAAVELAKEWRTDRMLSKLEAMMIVADKEDILIISGTGDVIEPDMEIATIGSGSMYAQSAARAMKQFAPHLSAEEMVRESLNIAADVCIYTNHNLVIEKVI; translated from the coding sequence ATGGAAAGAATTAAATCAACCACAGTCGTAGCAATTCGCCATCATGGAGAAGTAGTGATCGGTGCCGATGGCCAAGCTACACTAGGAAATACCGTTGCAAAAAGCACCGTAAAAAAACTGAGAGTGCTTCAGGGAGGTAAAATTGTGACTGGCTTTGCCGGGTCAACTGCTGATGCCTTCACCTTGTTGGAGAAATTCGAAGAAAAGTTGGGCGCTTTTGGCAATAATATGAAAAGAGCAGCTGTGGAACTTGCTAAAGAGTGGAGAACGGACCGGATGCTGAGTAAGTTGGAAGCAATGATGATTGTGGCAGATAAAGAAGATATTTTGATTATCTCTGGAACAGGCGATGTGATTGAGCCAGATATGGAGATTGCTACCATAGGCTCAGGAAGTATGTATGCCCAATCTGCCGCTAGAGCAATGAAACAATTTGCTCCTCACTTGTCAGCTGAAGAAATGGTGAGAGAAAGCTTAAATATTGCTGCAGATGTATGTATTTATACCAATCATAATTTGGTGATTGAAAAAGTAATTTGA
- a CDS encoding TetR family transcriptional regulator C-terminal domain-containing protein, translated as MTTTAAKKNTKKDFKKIIPDAFKEYVLEHGGSPKSVFKFSKDLKMKEEEFYTYFTSFEAIKSAIWVEMFAETLSQIEAQEVFNEYSAREKFLGFLFTWIEVLKKNRSYLLSLYGSNSSQITSLPKEASEFKDKFKDFANEIILEGKETEEIANRPFISEKYDEAMWIQLWFVFQYWLKDQSPRFEKTDAAIEKSVNLAFDLMGKSALDSFLDFAKFMYQSK; from the coding sequence ATGACAACGACCGCAGCAAAAAAGAATACAAAAAAAGATTTTAAAAAAATTATCCCTGATGCATTTAAGGAATATGTCTTAGAACATGGGGGGTCACCGAAATCGGTATTCAAATTTTCTAAGGACTTAAAAATGAAAGAGGAGGAGTTTTATACCTATTTCACCTCTTTTGAAGCCATTAAATCAGCCATTTGGGTAGAGATGTTTGCAGAGACATTATCCCAAATCGAGGCTCAGGAAGTGTTCAATGAATACTCTGCGAGAGAAAAATTCTTGGGATTTCTATTTACATGGATTGAAGTTTTGAAAAAAAACCGATCCTACCTGCTTAGCCTTTATGGAAGCAACTCTTCCCAAATTACCTCTTTGCCAAAAGAAGCATCTGAATTTAAAGACAAGTTTAAAGATTTTGCCAACGAGATCATTTTGGAGGGAAAAGAGACGGAGGAAATTGCAAATCGTCCATTTATTTCCGAGAAATATGATGAGGCAATGTGGATTCAACTTTGGTTCGTTTTTCAGTATTGGTTGAAAGATCAGTCACCAAGATTTGAGAAAACAGACGCAGCCATTGAAAAGTCCGTCAATTTAGCTTTTGACCTAATGGGTAAAAGTGCTCTTGACTCCTTTCTTGATTTCGCAAAATTCATGTATC